The following are encoded in a window of Spea bombifrons isolate aSpeBom1 chromosome 2, aSpeBom1.2.pri, whole genome shotgun sequence genomic DNA:
- the LOC128475427 gene encoding protein sel-1 homolog 3-like has product MRLRSLGSNGGRALCGWTLLCQLFASHAGFSTQPLLRSSITFLNPPDLLTAGQFLQVHYNCEGIQVVNIEVLASSSTRSLVPIFKKSWVCRPGSAGEERLIRLDLPDRVVYREDYFMRHPINVIDALLRGWISEYPSDTSSADWDSYREAAVRTFHFLRPVPLYSRPQKDHWRTLRWDQELIWRLRKDEIPQCKAEQEVAPLLSFLYACTGESFGVIRSLDPYADHLLERQRQRSVFSPRCTFSTWLYLVDWCPVRFCGVLYHLDHNNEYISPSVLLTDKGYLHVQVNLVSGDAHAFLSPAPVPLHVWCQVQLVLDGHTGNLTVVCGDAVSKMLHRFPEHVLLDDTRGVFILGGSQYVLGMSGFFGPTVYHRDRITPVFKGRPPKLMEDLEFSQWHLTCQSFQKECVARYRRHRSLTAPELTADSCSDVYREYAARYHAVSSGPQCTKSEEPPRPRRAAVARLLRKRGEQKGPASLDTGGLGKSLYTLYMKKVLSPEGLSRIRGSMPMLLQAGCLGYHPALYLASVLHETGFGVRRDQAKALKLKLIAAQKDERLSLMSLGHKHHKGADNYPVDYDLSYAYYSNVARQTMADRVQPDKNQAFVEYIRLTDEDLLKHQTKEDDDLFMWLKFQAKQGVASAQQAVGRMLFWGQQGISSNLEAAVKFYERGALQQKDPVLMYDYGVVLLRGQGVRQNIPKALEFLMKAADLDFVPAINSLGWYYEQYVKDYKKAVEYWERADQLGNPEAPFNLGILHYHGLYPGKAKNNTAAYMYYFKSATRGHIDAAVHLCAFWMYGIPGVVIRQPHDAVVWTKWVSEQNGYLGAVVRRALDAYLEQSWPSALLHYIQAAEAGFEIAQFNAAYVCEQDPVGLVSRHVQTDCAWKYYNLSTHSERPPSYAQIKMGDLFYAPRGRKRRDVAAAVRMYKEAALQEDPQGLYSLGLLVEEGVSLPLSTLHDLGFNSSVSNYTLVIELYRRCRDHEEEDSYVPCSLALLSTHLQYVWTFHGFLLKCSSAAAIVIVSALSLMTILGRLQSGALNLYQSV; this is encoded by the exons ATGAGGCTGCGGAGTTTGGGGAGTAATGGGGGGAGGGCGCTGTGCGGCTGGACCCTCCTCTGCCAG CTTTTTGCATCTCATGCTGGATTTTCGACCCAACCCCTGCTCAGATCCTCCATCACCTTCTTAAATCCTCCCGACCTGCTGACCGCCGGACAGTTCCTGCAGGTTCACTACAACTGTGAAGGAATTCAGGTGGTGAACATAGAGGTCTTAGCGTCGTCTTCCACAAGGTCCTTGGTGCCCATTTTTAAGAAGAGTTGGGTTTGCAGGCCGGGCTCTGCGGGGGAGGAACGGCTGATAAGGCTTGACCTGCCAGATCGGGTGGTCTACAGAGAGGACTATTTCATGCGACACCCAATAAATGTCATTGATGCTCTCCTGAGAGGGTGGATCTCAGAGTATCCCAGTGATACCAGCTCAGCCGACTGGGACTCATACAGAGAGGCGGCTGTGAGAACTTTCCACTTCCTGCGTCCTGTGCCCCTCTACAGCCGTCCGCAGAAGGACCACTGGAGGACTCTACGTTGGGATCAAGAGCTGATATGGAGGCTGAGAAAAGACGAGATCCCTCAGTGTAAGGCTGAGCAAG AAGTTGCCCCTCTCCTGAGCTTCCTTTATGCCTGCACCGGTGAGAGCTTTGGCGTGATACGGTCACTTGATCCATACGCAGACCATCTGTTGGAAAGACAAAGGCAGAGATCCGTCTTCTCACCTCG ATGTACCTTTTCCACGTGGCTGTACCTCGTGGACTGGTGTCCTGTGAGGTTTTGTGGTGTCCTCTACCACTTGGACCACAATAATGAATACATTTCCCCTTCTGTGTTATTAACCGATAAAG GGTATTTGCACGTTCAGGTGAACCTGGTATCGGGTGACGCTCACGCATTCCTGAGTCCGGCTCCGGTTCCGCTGCACGTTTGGTGTCAGGTCCAGCTGGTGCTCGACGGTCACACG GGAAACCTCACCGTGGTATGTGGCGACGCCGTCAGCAAGATGCTTCACAG gTTCCCCGAGCACGTGTTACTCGATGACACTCGCGGCGTGTTCATTCTGGGAGGATCTCAGTATGTCCTTGGGATGAGTGGATTCTTCGGACCAACTGTTTACCACAGGGATAGAATTACACCTGTCTTCAAG GGTCGTCCACCCAAGTTGATGGAAGACTTAGAGTTCTCCCAGTGGCACCTCACGTGCCAATCTTTCCAAAAGGAGTGCGTGGCGAGATATCGGAGGCATCGCTCACTAACAGCCCCTGAACTAACCGCAG ACAGCTGCAGCGATGTTTATCGTGAATATGCGGCTCGTTACCACGCGGTATCTTCAGGCCCCCAGTGCACGAAATCGGAGGAGCCTCCCCGGCCCCGGAGAGCCGCCGTCGCCCGGCTCctgaggaagaggggggagCAGAAGG GTCCGGCGTCCTTGGACACTGGGGGTCTCGGGAAGTCTCTGTACACATTATACATGAAGAAAGTCCTCTCCCCCGAGGGTCTCTCGCGTATACGAGGCTCCATGCCCATGCTGTTACAGGCGGGGTGTTTGGGATATCACCCCGCTCTCTACCTGGCCTCCGTGCTGCATGAGACCGGCTTCGGCGTCAGGAGAGACCAGGCCAAG GCTCTGAAATTAAAGCTCATCGCAGCTCAGAAGGATGAACGCCTCTCCCTGATGTCTCTGGGGCACAAGCACCACAAGGGAGCGGACAACTACCCGGTGGATTACGACCTCTCCTACGCCTATTATTCCAACGTGGCTCGGCAGACAATGGCCGACCGAGTCCAACCGGACAAGAACCAG GCCTTCGTGGAGTATATACGCCTCACTGACGAGGACCTCCTGAAGCACCAGACCAAGGAGGACGACGACCTGTTCATGTGGTTAAAGTTCCAAGCCAAACAAGGCGTGGCGTCAGCCCAG CAAGCGGTGGGCCGGATGCTGTTCTGGGGGCAGCAGGGGATCTCCTCCAACCTCGAGGCCGCGGTCAAATTCTACGAGCGGGGGGCTTTGCAGCAGAAAGACCCGGTCCTCATGTACGATTATGGAGTGGTGTTACTGAGG ggaCAAGGAGTACGGCAGAATATACCAAAAGCCCTGGAGTTTCTAATGAAAGCGGCGGACCTG GATTTCGTTCCGGCGATTAACAGTCTGGGCTGGTATTACGAGCAGTACGTCAAGGACTACAAGAAGGCTGTTGAGTATTGGGAGAGAGCAGACCAGCTCGGAAACCCCGAAGCCCCCTTTAATCTTGGGATCCTGCACTATCACGGACTCTATCCAGGAAAAGCCAAAAATAAC ACTGCCGCCTACATGTATTATTTCAAGTCAGCGACTCGCGGACACATTGACGCTGCGGTCCACCTGTGCGCTTTCTGGATGTACGGGATCCCGGGGGTGGTAATAAGACAGCCCCACGATGCCGTGGT GTGGACAAAATGGGTTTCGGAGCAGAACGGGTATTTGGGAGCAGTGGTGCGAAGAGCCCTGGATGCGTACCTGGAGCAGTCCTG GCCAAGCGCTCTCCTCCATTATATCCAGGCAGCGGAGGCTGGGTTTGAGATCGCTCAGTTCAATGCAGCTTATGTATGTGAGCAAGACCCG GTTGGGCTAGTGAGCCGACACGTCCAGACTGACTGCGCGTGGAAATATTACAACCTCTCAACCCACAGCGAGCGGCCGCCATCCTATG CTCAGATTAAGATGGGGGATCTGTTCTATGCTCCTCGTGGCCGGAAGAGACGAGACGTGGCAGCCGCAGTCAGGATGTATAAGGAAGCTGCGCTGCAGGAAGACCCACAG GGTCTCTACAGTCTGGGCCTCCTGGTGGAGGAAGGAgtctctctgcctctctccacCCTCCATGACCTCGGCTTCAACAGCTCCGTCAGTAACTACACGCTTGTGATTGAGCTTTACAGAAG ATGCAGAGACCACGAGGAGGAGGATTCGTATGTGCCCTGCAGCCTGGCTCTGCTCAGCACCCACCTGCAGTATGTCTGGACCTTCCACGGCTTCCTGCTCAAG TGCTCCAGCGCCGCCGCCATCGTCATTGTTTCCGCTCTCAGTCTGATGACAATATTGGGGAGGTTACAGAGCGGGGCCCTGAACCTGTATCAGTCTGTATGA
- the LOC128474403 gene encoding erythroblast NAD(P)(+)--arginine ADP-ribosyltransferase-like: protein MWTRNPATSLAHVVIVLSAASLAFANTVGVRLKSERNVLSSKETALDMALSSYDDQYNGCSDIMEAEIHQLFQTEYSLNKEFAEGWDIASLKWNERKKSVEVPRGFNDEYAIALFAYTMNGPLHKTFNEAVRKAGQSRQYYLNNFNFKVLHYYLTKALQVLDSVETPNCHKVFRGIRGVRFQTDTRKPIRFGQFTSSSVNDQSALLFGEDTFFNIQTCYGVNIRNFSFFPGEEEVLIPPFEKFKVTQFTKEKEKNVINLQSLEKSSVYNCEFVKERRCKSRDCRFNSATGLQMKICSPAMVLAALLVVMMSLCD from the exons ATGTGGACGAGAAATCCGGCCACCAGCTTGGCTCATGTGGTCATCGTCCTGTCTGCCGCGTCGCTGGCGTTTGCTAATACG GTGGGAGTCAGACTGAAGTCCGAGAGAAATGTCCTGTCGTCTAAAGAGACTGCTCTTGACATGGCGCTGTCTTCCTATGATGACCAGTACAATGGATGCAGTGATATCATGGAGGCTGAGATCCATCAACTGTTTCAGACAGAGTATTCTTTAAACAAGGAGTTCGCCGAGGGCTGGGATATAGCTTCCCTCAAATGGAATGAAAGAAAGAAGTCTGTAGAGGTCCCCCGGGGGTTCAACGATGAGTACGCCATTGCGTTATTTGCTTATACCATGAATGGACCTCTTCACAAGACCTTCAACGAAGCTGTGAGGAAGGCTGGCCAATCGAGACAATATTACCTGAACAACTTCAACTTTAAGGTTCTTCATTACTATCTAACAAAAGCCCTCCAGGTGTTGGACTCCGTGGAGACCCCCAATTGCCACAAAGTGTTTAGAGGGATCCGGGGGGTTCGCTTCCAAACCGATACACGGAAACCGATCCGTTTCGGCCAGTTCACGTCTTCTTCAGTTAACGACCAGAGCGCTTTACTGTTCGGAGAGGACACTTTCTTCAACATCCAAACCTGCTACGGTGTCAACATCCGAAACTTCTCATTTTTCCCAGGGGAGGAAGAGGTGCTGATCCCACCGTTTGAAAAATTCAAGGTGACCCAATTTAccaaggaaaaggagaaaaacgtCATAAATTTACAGTCTTTGGAGAAGTCTAGTGTCTACAACTGCGAGTTTGTGAAAG AAAGAAGATGCAAATCCAGAGACTGCCGCTTTAATTCCG CCACCGGCCTCCAGATGAAGATCTGCTCCCCGGCGATGGTTTTAGCCGCCCTGCTTGTGGTCATGATGTCGCTTTGTGACTGA
- the LOC128474404 gene encoding erythroblast NAD(P)(+)--arginine ADP-ribosyltransferase-like — MWRRNPATSLARMVIVLSAASLAFANTVGVRLKSERNVLSSKETALDMALSSYDDQYNGCSDIMEAEIHQLRQTEYSLNKKFAKGWDKANQTWNERKKSVKVPRGFKDEYAIALLAYTMNDLYKTFNEAVRTAGQSRQNYLNNFNFKVLHYYLTKALQVLDSFETHKCHKVFRGTRGVWFKTEVRKPIRFGQFTSSSVKKYATSVFGNDTFFNIRTCYGVNIQKFSIYPGEGEVLIPPFEKFNVTQFTEENGKNSIDLESLGKFSVYNCEFVKEKRCNSSDCPFNSATGLQMKICSPAMVLAALLVVTML, encoded by the exons ATGTGGAGGAGAAATCCGGCCACCAGCTTGGCTCGTATGGTCATCGTCCTGTCTGCCGCGTCGCTGGCGTTTGCTAATACG GTGGGAGTCAGACTGAAGTCCGAGAGAAATGTCCTGTCATCTAAAGAGACTGCTCTTGACATGGCGCTGTCTTCCTATGATGACCAGTACAATGGATGCAGTGATATCATGGAGGCTGAGATCCATCAGCTGCGTCAGACAGAGTATTCTTTAAACAAGAAGTTCGCCAAGGGCTGGGATAAAGCTAACCAGACTTGGAATGAAAGAAAGAAGTCTGTAAAGGTCCCCCGGGGGTTCAAAGATGAGTACGCCATTGCGTTATTGGCTTATACCATGAATGATCTTTACAAGACCTTCAACGAAGCTGTGAGGACGGCTGGCCAATCGAGACAAAATTACCTGAACAACTTCAACTTTAAGGTTCTTCACTACTATCTAACAAAAGCCCTCCAGGTGTTGGACTCCTTTGAGACCCACAAATGCCACAAAGTGTTCAGAGGAACCCGGGGGGTTTGGTTCAAAACCGAGGTACGGAAACCGATCCGTTTCGGCCAGTTCACGTCTTCTTCAGTTAAGAAGTATGCCACTTCAGTGTTCGGAAATGACACTTTCTTCAACATCCGAACCTGCTACGGTGTCAACATCCAAAAGTTCTCAATATACCcaggggagggagaggtgctGATCCCACCGTTTGAAAAATTCAATGTGACCCAATTTACAGAGGAAAACGGGAAAAACTCCATAGATTTAGAGTCTTTGGGGAAGTTCAGTGTCTACAACTGCGAGTTTGTGAAAG aaaaaaggTGCAATTCCAGCgactgcccctttaattccG CCACCGGCCTCCAGATGAAGATCTGCTCCCCGGCGATGGTTTTAGCCGCCCTGCTTGTGGTCACGATGCTGTAA